Genomic DNA from Bacillota bacterium:
GCCACCGGAAAAGCAAACCCCGTCCAAAAGATGGGCCCGGGCACCAAGGCCAGCCAGTATCTCAGGCCAGGAACTGTCGAAGGCCACCACTCCCAGCACTAACTCCCGGTTGTGACAGTAGGGACAGCGGAAATTGCAGCCTGTGAGAAAGACTGTGTCACAAATATTCCCGGGGTAATCGATCAGGCTTGTTTTCTGCACTCCTCCAAAGACCAACGGCTTTCCTCTCCCTATCCCGCCACGTTATACTCCACCCGTTTGCGAAACTCCTCTTTCTTGCCTTTGTTCCAATTCTGCACCGGGCGGAAAAAGCCTACCACCCGGCTCCAGACCTCCGCCTCCCGGCCACAGTGGGGACACCGGTGATGTTCTCCCGACAGGTAGCCGTGATCCGGACAGATACTGAAGGTGGGAGTCAGGGTAAAATAGGGAATCCGGTAGTTGTGCATGACCCGCTGCAGCAGCTTGGCCGCCACGCGACCATCTTCCACCCGTTCACCGAGGAAGGCATGGAAGACCGTCCCACCGGTGTATTTAACCTGCAACGCCTCCTGAAGGTCCAAGGCCGCAAAGAGATCCTCAGTGAAATCCACCGGTAGTTGGGTGGAATTGGTGTAATAGGGTTCTTCTTCTCCCGAAGCGATGATCTCCGGATAGACCCGGCGGTCGATCCGAGCGAGACGGTAGGCGGTTCCTTCCGCGGGAGTGGCCTCCAGGTTAAACAGCTGTCCCGTGGTTTCTTGGTATTCCACCAAGACATCCCGCATATAATCCAGGATCTCGATAGCCAGGGCCTGGCCTTCGGCCGTATCGATCCCCCGGCCCATGAAATTCAAGAGGGCCTCGTGCATACCCACTAAACCGATGGTGTTGAAGTGATTATGCCAGTACTTACCAAACCGCTCCTTCACACTGTCCAGATAGTACCGGGAATAGGGATAAAGACCGATGTCCGTCAAACGCTCCAGGGCCTTGCGCTTAAGAAGTAGGCTCTCCTTGGCTAGATCCATCAAGCTTCGGATCCGGGCAAACAGATCCTCTTTATCTTGGGCCAGGTAGCCAATCCGGGGCATGTTCAACGTCACGACCCCGATAGAACCGGTTAGTGGATTGGCCCCAAAAAGCCCCCCACCCCGCTTATACAGTTCCCGGTTGTCCAAGCGCAGGCGGCAGCACATACTCCGCACATCCTCCGGGGAAAGATCCGAATTGATAAAATTGGCAAAGTAGGGGATCCCGTACTTGGCGGTCATCGCCATGATCTTTTCCACCACGGGACTGTCCCACTGGAAACCTTCATAGATGTTATAGGTAGGAATGGGGAAGCTGAAGATGCGCCCCTTCACATCACCGGCCATCATCACTTCACAAAAGGCCGTATTGAGCATATCCATCTCCCGTTGGAACTCTTTGTAAGTACGGTCCTGCAGCTTGCCACCGATGATCACCGGCTCGTCGGCCAGGGTCCTGGGCACCACCACGTCCATGGTGATGTTTACAAAGGGCGTCTGGAAACCTACCCGGGTTGGGACGTTGAGGTTGAAGACGAACTCCTGCATACACTGTTTGACTTCATCGTAATCGAGCCCATCATAGGCGATGAAGGGGGCAAGGTAGGTGTCGAAATTCGAAAACGCCTGGGCGCCGGCCGCCTCCCCCTGCATGGTATAAAAGAAGTTCACCACCTGGCCCAGGGCGGTGCGGAAATGCTTGGCAGGGCCACTTTCCACCTTCTGGGGCACACCTCCAAAACCCCGCAGCAACAGGTCAGGCAAATTCCAGCCACAACAGTAGGGAGCAAGCAGGCTCAGATCGTGAATATGCAGATCACCGTTTTTGTGGGCTTCGGCGATCTCCGGCGGATAGATCTTCTCCAGCCAATAACGGGAGGTGACCGCAGAGATCACGTGGTTATTCAATCCCTGGAGGGAGTAGTTCATATTGCTGTTTTCGTTGACCTTCCAGTTCTGATCGTTGACGTACTCATCAATCATCCGCTCCGCGTTCACCAACAGATCCCTAAACTCCCGCTTTTCCTCCTGCTGCCGGCGATAGACAATATAGGCTTTGGCGGTCTTGGCGTGGCCATTTTCGATCAGGACCTTCTCCACTACGTCCTGAATATCCTCAACGGTCGGCATTTGGGTAGTAAACTTCTGCTCCAGGATCGCCACCACTTGGTTGGAAAGCTCACAGGCCTGTCTCCGATCCTCCCCACCCACGGCCTTAGCCGCCTTGAAGATGGCATTGATAATCCGTTCCTGGTCGAAATCTACCACCCGACCGTCCCGTTTAATCACCTTGGTTAACATTTTCGTAACCTCCCCAGTTCTCTGCAACACTTGACGTTATCTATCGGGCTTGTCCGCCCACAGGGGACGCAGGCGATACCCCGCTCCCCGGACAGTCTCCACTGCACCCCGAATCCCCAGCTCCGCCAGTTTCCGCCGCAGGCGGGTCACATTGACCGTCAGGGTGTTATCATCGACGAACTCCACGTCATCCCAAAGAAGTTCCAAAAGCTCCTGTCGTGGGACCACCTGATCCAAACGCTTCAAGAGGACCTCCAAAAGCAGACACTCCTTGGGAGACAAAAAGACCTCCCGCCCTTCCCAATGGAGACTACCCCGGGATCGGTGCAAGTACAAACCATGGGCTTCGATCACCGGCAGATCCTTCTCCCTCTCCAGGGCGTATTCCCCGTAGGACCTTCTTAGGGCTGCTCTTGCCTTTGCCAGGACCACATCCAAGGAAAAGGGTTTGGTTAAGTAGTCGTCACCGCCCCGATCTAGCGCCAACACCTGGTCCATGTCACTATCCCGGGCGGAGATGAAGATCACCGGCACCTTCGAATGAACCCGAATTTGCCTACACCAATAAAACCCATCCATGTACGGCAGATTAATATCCAGCAGTACAAGATGGGGTGCAAAGCGCAGGAACTCTCCTAGGACGTCCTCGAAGTCCTGACAAAGACCAGTGGTATAGCCGTATTTCTGCAAATACCCCGCCAGGATGTTGGCAATCTTTTCGTCGTCCTCCACAATCATGATCCGATACATCCCCGAAGCGCCTCCATCCCAAAACCGGACTTTTCCCAACAAGGAAACTACATCTCAATCCCTACCCGGGCAGGGACTCCCTGCTGGTAGTAATGCTTGACCTCCTTCATCTCTGTCACCAGATCCGCCACCTCAATCAATTCCTTGGGGGCATTGCGTCCTGTGATGACCACTTCCACTCCAGGCGCTCGCTGAGCTAAAACCCTAAGAACCTCTTGGACGGACAACAGACCACAATGGACCGCCACATTGAGTTCATCCAGGACCACCATCTCGTACTGACCTTCCCGAAGGATGGCAGCACACCTTTCCAGTCCCTGTCGGGCCAGGCGGAGATCCTCTTCCTCCGGTGGACTTTTGATGAAAGCCTTGCGGCCGAACTGCTCCATCCGCAGGCCCGGCAATAACTCGGCCGCCCGATGCTCACTGCAGGGCATTCCCTTCATAAACTGTCCAAAGAAAACCCGTTTTCCGGCACAAAGGGCCCGCAGGGCCAAGCCCAAAGCTGCGGTGGTTTTCCCCTTACCCGGTCCAGTATAATTGTGGATATATCCCAAAGACGCGATGGTACCTCAACTCCTTCCGTCCAAGCCTCCAGATCCTCCCCTGACAAAAAAAGAGACACATGAGGGGTATCATGTGCCTGCCTTTGCACGCGACAATGTACCGACCGCACACTCCCCTCCGAAGTGGTGGTCTTTTGCTTCCCAGGCAGGTCTCCTGACTTGCAGTTCATCTTACTTTCCTTCCCTTCCCGGCCGCAGCCAGTGGTTTGCGAAGGATTTCATCCCTGCACACAGTAGCGGGGGCTGTAAAGGATTCTCACCTTTTTCCCTATTAAGCTACCCACGGCACCATGGGAAGCACTCAATATGTTGGTTTATGGGTAAATGTTATCAAACTTCCGGGTGGATGGCAATAGGTTGGATTCGGACCCTACCCTGGAAGACTTTTGTATGGCCCGTGGGGAATAGCTTTGCTGACCCCGAGTCAGGATAACCTTGAGGTGGTTTTCATGGCTCAGATCGTGGTAATCGGCGCAGGCACCGCCGGTGCCAGTACAGCTAAGGCGCTGAGGAAAAAACTTGACGCCACCCACCGGGTCATCGTAATCGAACGGGATGAGGTGGTCTATTTCCCCCCGACCTTCATCTGGTTAGTGGTGGGTAAACGAAAACTTCGGGAAACGGGTATTCCCACGGTTAAATTGCGGAGCAGTGGGATCGAAGTCATTATTGACACAGTAAACAGTGTGGACATCAACCAAAACATCGTAGTCTACAACGGTACCATCCTCCCCTACGATTACCTGGTGCTTGCCTTAGGGGCAGAGGTCCGCGATAACGAGGATGAGGCCCTGCGCAGTGTGGGGTACAACATGTACACCATCGACGGCGTCTTTGCCCTCAGGGAACGGGTCCGGCGTCTGAAACAAGGCCGAGTGGTGATCATGGCCACATCCATGCCCTTCAAGTGTCCCCCTGCCCTTTACGAGATGGCCCTGCTTCTGGAGGAATGGTTCTCTAGCCGACCGGACACCGCGGTGGAGATTCACCTCTACACCCCGGAAAAGACCCCCTTTGAGGCCACCGGTTGGAAACTGGGGGCGGCCCTCGAGGAGATCCTGCAGGCAAGGAAGATCCACTTGCATACGGATCAGCATTACATAAGCGTCGATCCCGAAGGCAAAACCATCTCCTTCACCAGCGGCCAGGTTCCCTTTGACCTGTTGGTTTACGTCCCCCCGCACCGACCACCGACCCTCGCCAGTATGACCGGTCTTGCCGATGAATCGGGCTGGATCCCGGTGGACCCCTTTACCCTCGAGACAAGACGTTCCAATGTCTATGCCGTCGGAGATGTGAACCGCATCACCCCCACCTCGGGCCTAGACCTGCCCAAAACCGGGGCCTATGCGACCTTCCAGGGGAAGGTAGTGGCCGATCATATTATCTCCAAGATAAAGCAACGGCCACCGGAGCGCTTCTTCGGCACCAAAAGTGGCTGCATCATCGAAACGTCGAAGACCACTTCCCTCGGAATGCTCCATGATCTGTACAAACCGACCCCCCAGTCGGTGGTCTTCCCCGAAAGCCGCGTCTGGACACCGGGCAAATGGGTGCTGGAGAAGGTCTGGTTTGGTAATCATCAATAGCTGATATGGTACAGGGGGGCTCGAAGCTGTCTTAGGGAATCGCCTTGGGGAAGGTAAGCTAAACCTGTACAGACAGGACAAAAAACCAAAGGAGGGTCACACAACCCTCCCTCGGCTTTTGAACCCATAGGCCGCTATGTACACTGCTCCCTAAGGGATTAGCTTCTGCCTTGGTAGACCAAGTATCCCCCCGCGGCAGTAAAGAGAATGCCGACCAAAACCAAGACCTTTGTACTGGTGGGAACGGCCGGTTTCAGGTCAAGGGACGAACCAAAGGGCATCCCGCGGGAAAGTTCGTTGAACATCCGGACATTGGCTGCGTTAGTGTTGTACCGCTCATAGGCAACGAAAAAAGCAATCAGGCTAACCCTAAACATACAAAGCCGATGAACTTAAGCATACTCTTGTGATCCATGGCTCACCCTCCTTTCCCCACTTCTTCACAGTTTGATTATACCACCGGTTCTTTGTGAAAAGAATCCCGAAACATGTCCCGGGCGACCAGTTGGGCGAAGGAGCCCTACTGGGTTTTGCCAAAGGAGCCCAGGATCAGTCTATGCAGCAACCGGCGGCAAATACAAAGAGTCTCGGAGGATGTTCCATTCACCCACCGAGACTCCGCGCATCCCTTTCAGAATCTTCCTGTACTTCACTTGAACAGTCCATAGGCCCTGTTTACATCTTGGACGAACATGATCCCCTTACCCGGCTCTTCAATCTGGAGCTCCTCTTTGATCGCGGCCACGATGGCATCGGTGGTCCCTACCTCTGACAGGATGAGCACAATCTCCTTCTCGGGCTCAATATCCATGGAAAAGACCTTGCTCGTCTCATGGATACCAGAGCCCCGCCCGTTGATAATCGTGCCCCCCTTGGAGCCCGCCTTAGTCGCCGCATCAATCACATCCTCGGCCTTGCCTTTGTCCACAATTGTCACGATGGCCTGATACATCGTGGAACCTTCACCTCTTTTCTCCGTGGTCCCTCCACAACCGCTGTAACTCCGCTTACCAGCAACAGAACAGATGGAGGTGGTAAATGCTATTCCATGGTTGGGTTTGTGGAAGGCGAACTCCTGATTCAATGCTTCCAGGGCCCGGGTAGCAATCACTTCATCCCCGATCATGCACACTACCTCTTTACGGACATCGGACAACCCCAGAAATTCCAGGATGCGGTTATTTACCGTGCCTTTACCCAGGGTAATGGTGCCACCCTCAATACCGCACTCCTTGGCCACCTTCACCACTTTACTGCCCAAACCATAATTCACAATCGCACAGATCAGCTCGATATCTGCGACCTTGGCGTCACCCTTCACTGGCCTCTACCCCTCTTTTCTTAGATTTGGCCTCAAACACAAGACCCAGTACCTGGATAGCGATCAACGGTGTCATCGCCACCATCGCAATGACCCCAAAGCCATCCACCAATACGTTTGCCGTCGGAACCGCTTCGGCCACGCCCTGGGCAAAGGCCAAGGTGAAAGTGGCCACCATTGGTCCCGAAGCAACGCCTCCGGAGTCAAAGGCCATACCAACGAAAAGTCCAGGGGTGATGTAGCTCATGATGATGGAGATCAGATAGCCTGCCAAGAGGAAATGCCACAGTTGCACCCCGGGGACAAGGATCCGAATCATGGATAAAGCCATCGCCAAGGCCACACCGATCCCGAGGGTAAACATGACAGAACCCCGCTTAACGTACCCACTGGTGACCTCTTCCACCTGGGCAGTCAAAACATGTACCGCCGGTTCCGCCAGGGTAATGAGAAGCCCTAGGGCAAAACCTAAGACCAACACCCACGAACGGTGATTCTCGGCCAAAAGGTAGCCCACCATGCTGCCGACATCCATAAACCCAACGTTAACACCCAGGAGAAATAGAACCAGTCCCACAAAGGTAAACAACATGCCAAACATGATCCTTCTCACCGCCTTGGAAGACAGTTTGAAGGAGATCCGTTGGAAGATCAAAAAGATACCTACGATAGGTGCCAAGGCCACGAAGGCGTCCCGAATGGTCCCCGGCAAGGCCACCAGGAAGGGCCGCAATACAGAATCGGAAGCCAGCCCCGCCTGTTCCAAAGAACCGGTGAAGCTTTCGGTTCTATAGATGGCACCCATCAGCATCACGCAAATCACAGCCCCGGTGGCGGTGACACCAATAAGACCAAAGCTGTCCTCCTCCGATGCCTTACTGTCCTTTTTCAAGCGGGAGACGCCTAGACCCAAACCAAGCAAGAAGGGAATAGTAAAGGCACCGGTAATTGCCGCCATGGAATCAAAGGACATGGCCAGAAATTCCGGACTGACGAATGATGCGATAATAAAGACCACTACATAGATCCCTGTCAGAACCCTATTCAGTGGTAGGTTCTTCACAATTCTGGCTAAACCCAAGACCAGCATTAACCCCACCCCAAGGGATACCACAATAACCAGCTGATTCTTGGGAATTATGCCCGAGGTGACGCTCTCCACCTGGCCCCCCAGCACATGGATCACCGGCTCAGCGAAGGCAATGAGAAAGCCCAGCACCAAACCAGCCACCACTAATACCCACATCTTGTTTGATCTGGCGATGTGGGAACCTATGGTGGTGCTCAAGGGAGTAACACCGATATCCACACCGATGAGAAAGATGGTAAACCCGACCAACAGAGCTATCGCACCGACGAGGAACCTGCCCAAAAGCACCGGTTCCAGTGGTGTCAGGGTAAGATGGAGGAAAAGCACAAACCCCACCACCGGCGCCACGGAAAGTAATACCTCTCTAAACTTACTGGTTACGATATTCAACTAACTATCTTCATCCTTTCTACTAAGTCATATAATCCTACATCGCGGAGACGGGCTCACCTCGCTTGTACATTGATACCCTAGACATGAAATATCTAAATGGAACTCGTGCAATATTTGATATTTAACAGGAAGGAGAAACCTCGCTACCTACATGACCTGTCGGCCCGAGGGAAACCTCCAAAGAAGTGGCGGTAGCGATTGATCATCGTTGGACCTGATCAGGAAAAACACCACTATACTAATCTTAACACACAATAGCTATTATAGCCGCCGTTATTGCCCAAGTCAAGGCTTCTTCCTGCGTTTTCCTGCCTATGACGGAGCAAGCAAGACAAAAGTCGAGGAAAAGGGAGCATAGCCGGCCTTCAAGCTGGATAATCGGTCGCTGTAGATATTTATCCCGATCTTACACCAAGAGGGGTTATGCGCTTTCGTTTCATAGGCAGCGGACAACGCTGGCAAGATAGCGTCGCTGTTCCCAAGGACAATCGATTGAGCTCCGCCCACGGATAGCCCATAGACAAGGACTTAAATGCTCCTTAACCAGGGACATGGGCAGGGTTCTCCCGACGCCTTCACAAACGGGGTAAACTAGAGTCTGAGGTATTCTCGACACGTATTTTAAGTACGGGACGTACGGCGCAGGGGGGCAATTGTCGGGCCTAATCTGGGGTAGCGATTCAGGGTCCTTCCCGGCCCAACGACCTAAAGAAAGACCATCACTGGGACGCTCTTTATCGGCTTTGGGTCCTTTTGCCCGAGGGGAACTCCCAGGTGAGCATGTATGAATCCTTAAAAGATACGGCACTTTCTGTGGACAAGTTATTGTCGTACCAAGCCCGGTTTTGGTTGATAAACTCCGATGGGGTCTGACCCACGTAGCGTTTGAACAACGTGCGAAAGTGCCGGATATCCCGCCAACCAAAATACTGGGCCACCTCTTTGATCGACAAGTTCCGCCCAATCAATAGCATGTGTTTAACCTGTTCCATCTTTGCCTCAATAATGTATGCCTGGGGGGACTTTCCAAAGTGGGACTTGAAAAGAATTGAAAAATAGGTCTGGTCCATATTCAGTTTCTCCGCCAAACGGGCCACACTAATCCCCTTGGGCAAGCTGGCCTCGATTAACTCAACCGCTTGGGAGAGAATGGATTCGTGTCTTACACTGGCAGGACTACATTCCCGGGTAATGACCACAATCATCTGGGTTAAGAAGGCCCGGGCCATATCCTGCCAAAAAGGGCTTCTTCGCTTTGCCCCTTCTTCTTCTATTCGTAACAGGTAATCCAAGATCACATCGGTACCAGTGGTGATAAAGGAGGGTAACAGCTCACAGATCTCCAACTCACTATGGGATAAGGTAAAACGCAGATCCAGCGTTTGCAGATCATAGCCATCCTCGGGCCAGATGTCATGGGTTTGGGAGGGGCTGTATATATGCACCTGCTGAGGATAGAGCATATGTAGACTTCCATTCACCAACACCTTCGCCCGTCCGCGCAGCACATAGCATAGCTGGAAGAAATCGTGGCGATGCTCCTCCCCCTTCTTCCGTTTGTACTGAATACGCCGGATACAGATGGGGTTCTGCTATTAACATGCGAACACTCCCCACCGTGGCAAGGCTAGTTGCCCACCTTATCACCACTGTAGCACTCCCCAAGGAGAACCGTCAAGGACGTCCGGACCCCTTACCGTAACCGGATGGTTTCCCCTTCGATCGCCACCGGTAGGAAATGAGCCCGTTCGTATGGTTTATTGTTTGGACTATGGAGGGAAAGCAGGAGCTCCCCCTCAAAGGTGGAAAAGACCATGCCATGTCCTCCATTTGCGTTATACAGAGGTTCGGGAACATGGAACCAGGGACCTAATACACTGCCGCTTTCCGATACCGCAACACCCAGAGCATAGCCCTCGGGGGTACAACTGGACCAAAGCATGAGGAGTGCTTTCCCTTCGGTTCTGAGCAGGAAAGGACCATCGGTGACGAAGTTCTGTTGATCCTCTTTCACCCGGGACCAAGGGGCACTGGAAGCAGAAAACAACAACTGGGGCTCTCCCGCAGCGGCCTTCAAATCCCTAGTCAAGGGCATAGCCCAGATCTCCCCATCATGGACCTGGATCCATTCCCGACAAAATACCATCCAGGGTACCTCATCGATAAATAACGTCCCGTCCAAAGCAACGAAATCCGCCGGAGTAACAGGACCATCGCTATGGGGAAGGAAAGGTCCCCAAGGATCGTCTGCCACCAATACCTGGGTGCCCCGGTTGCGTTTTAGGGAATTGAAAGTGGCAAACATGTAATACCGACCCTGGTACCTATATACCTCCGGGGCCCAAAACTGGCGATCCGCCCAGAAACCCTGTGGTGACCGAAAGACAGGAATCGGCCCGGACCACTCTTCCAAATCGGTACTTACCCATGCGTCAAACCCCCACGGGCAACCGGGGTCACCAAAACTGGTGGTACCATACATGTAGTATTTTCTTTCTTCGGGAATCGGTAAGATAAAGGGATCCCTGATCCGGATCTCGGCAAGACGCATAGAAATCTCCCCTCTTCAGCTCGGCCTTAGCCTATGTCTTTGCTAGCGACGTGTGGCCACCGGTTTTCGAACCAACTCTTAACCTGTGATTTCGCTTACATCAATAACAAACATCTGGCGACTGCCCAGGTGCATCGAATCAATGCACAGCTGCTTGCCGTCGTTACTCCAGCGGGGATGCAAATCACACCGCAACTCCTCTGTAGGAGCCTTAGGAGAAAAGAAGCGCCCGATATCGATCCTGACCCCATCGTACAAGCGATAGAGGATTAAAGGACGCTCCGAATTGGCATCGGGATATTCGTCGGTCAGGATCCAGTCCTTCCCCAGGGAGACAGTACAGTGTCCATCTCGGGTGAGGACACCCCGTCCAACTAGTGTCAACTGGTCGATTCTGTCTTCCACCAGGTAGTAACCATGTCCTTCTTCGGGGGTGTAACCCCAGATGAGAACCCGGTGATCATCGAACCAAATAAAGTGGGAACCTTGGTCTAATCGGGACACGAACAGATCTTTGCCGGAAAGATCCGCGGTACACAAGCGGGTCTGGAACCGCCCCCCGGGTTGAGCCCAACGGTGCAAGAAAATAAAGCGCTCCCCCTTAGGGTTAAACAACAG
This window encodes:
- a CDS encoding NAD(P)/FAD-dependent oxidoreductase, translated to MLTPSQDNLEVVFMAQIVVIGAGTAGASTAKALRKKLDATHRVIVIERDEVVYFPPTFIWLVVGKRKLRETGIPTVKLRSSGIEVIIDTVNSVDINQNIVVYNGTILPYDYLVLALGAEVRDNEDEALRSVGYNMYTIDGVFALRERVRRLKQGRVVIMATSMPFKCPPALYEMALLLEEWFSSRPDTAVEIHLYTPEKTPFEATGWKLGAALEEILQARKIHLHTDQHYISVDPEGKTISFTSGQVPFDLLVYVPPHRPPTLASMTGLADESGWIPVDPFTLETRRSNVYAVGDVNRITPTSGLDLPKTGAYATFQGKVVADHIISKIKQRPPERFFGTKSGCIIETSKTTSLGMLHDLYKPTPQSVVFPESRVWTPGKWVLEKVWFGNHQ
- a CDS encoding response regulator transcription factor, whose amino-acid sequence is MYRIMIVEDDEKIANILAGYLQKYGYTTGLCQDFEDVLGEFLRFAPHLVLLDINLPYMDGFYWCRQIRVHSKVPVIFISARDSDMDQVLALDRGGDDYLTKPFSLDVVLAKARAALRRSYGEYALEREKDLPVIEAHGLYLHRSRGSLHWEGREVFLSPKECLLLEVLLKRLDQVVPRQELLELLWDDVEFVDDNTLTVNVTRLRRKLAELGIRGAVETVRGAGYRLRPLWADKPDR
- a CDS encoding cob(I)yrinic acid a,c-diamide adenosyltransferase, which codes for MASLGYIHNYTGPGKGKTTAALGLALRALCAGKRVFFGQFMKGMPCSEHRAAELLPGLRMEQFGRKAFIKSPPEEEDLRLARQGLERCAAILREGQYEMVVLDELNVAVHCGLLSVQEVLRVLAQRAPGVEVVITGRNAPKELIEVADLVTEMKEVKHYYQQGVPARVGIEM
- a CDS encoding helix-turn-helix transcriptional regulator, giving the protein MLRGRAKVLVNGSLHMLYPQQVHIYSPSQTHDIWPEDGYDLQTLDLRFTLSHSELEICELLPSFITTGTDVILDYLLRIEEEGAKRRSPFWQDMARAFLTQMIVVITRECSPASVRHESILSQAVELIEASLPKGISVARLAEKLNMDQTYFSILFKSHFGKSPQAYIIEAKMEQVKHMLLIGRNLSIKEVAQYFGWRDIRHFRTLFKRYVGQTPSEFINQNRAWYDNNLSTESAVSFKDSYMLTWEFPSGKRTQSR
- a CDS encoding P-II family nitrogen regulator — encoded protein: MKGDAKVADIELICAIVNYGLGSKVVKVAKECGIEGGTITLGKGTVNNRILEFLGLSDVRKEVVCMIGDEVIATRALEALNQEFAFHKPNHGIAFTTSICSVAGKRSYSGCGGTTEKRGEGSTMYQAIVTIVDKGKAEDVIDAATKAGSKGGTIINGRGSGIHETSKVFSMDIEPEKEIVLILSEVGTTDAIVAAIKEELQIEEPGKGIMFVQDVNRAYGLFK
- a CDS encoding DUF1538 domain-containing protein, with translation MNIVTSKFREVLLSVAPVVGFVLFLHLTLTPLEPVLLGRFLVGAIALLVGFTIFLIGVDIGVTPLSTTIGSHIARSNKMWVLVVAGLVLGFLIAFAEPVIHVLGGQVESVTSGIIPKNQLVIVVSLGVGLMLVLGLARIVKNLPLNRVLTGIYVVVFIIASFVSPEFLAMSFDSMAAITGAFTIPFLLGLGLGVSRLKKDSKASEEDSFGLIGVTATGAVICVMLMGAIYRTESFTGSLEQAGLASDSVLRPFLVALPGTIRDAFVALAPIVGIFLIFQRISFKLSSKAVRRIMFGMLFTFVGLVLFLLGVNVGFMDVGSMVGYLLAENHRSWVLVLGFALGLLITLAEPAVHVLTAQVEEVTSGYVKRGSVMFTLGIGVALAMALSMIRILVPGVQLWHFLLAGYLISIIMSYITPGLFVGMAFDSGGVASGPMVATFTLAFAQGVAEAVPTANVLVDGFGVIAMVAMTPLIAIQVLGLVFEAKSKKRGVEASEG
- a CDS encoding family 43 glycosylhydrolase, translating into MRLAEIRIRDPFILPIPEERKYYMYGTTSFGDPGCPWGFDAWVSTDLEEWSGPIPVFRSPQGFWADRQFWAPEVYRYQGRYYMFATFNSLKRNRGTQVLVADDPWGPFLPHSDGPVTPADFVALDGTLFIDEVPWMVFCREWIQVHDGEIWAMPLTRDLKAAAGEPQLLFSASSAPWSRVKEDQQNFVTDGPFLLRTEGKALLMLWSSCTPEGYALGVAVSESGSVLGPWFHVPEPLYNANGGHGMVFSTFEGELLLSLHSPNNKPYERAHFLPVAIEGETIRLR
- a CDS encoding ribonucleoside triphosphate reductase; this encodes MLTKVIKRDGRVVDFDQERIINAIFKAAKAVGGEDRRQACELSNQVVAILEQKFTTQMPTVEDIQDVVEKVLIENGHAKTAKAYIVYRRQQEEKREFRDLLVNAERMIDEYVNDQNWKVNENSNMNYSLQGLNNHVISAVTSRYWLEKIYPPEIAEAHKNGDLHIHDLSLLAPYCCGWNLPDLLLRGFGGVPQKVESGPAKHFRTALGQVVNFFYTMQGEAAGAQAFSNFDTYLAPFIAYDGLDYDEVKQCMQEFVFNLNVPTRVGFQTPFVNITMDVVVPRTLADEPVIIGGKLQDRTYKEFQREMDMLNTAFCEVMMAGDVKGRIFSFPIPTYNIYEGFQWDSPVVEKIMAMTAKYGIPYFANFINSDLSPEDVRSMCCRLRLDNRELYKRGGGLFGANPLTGSIGVVTLNMPRIGYLAQDKEDLFARIRSLMDLAKESLLLKRKALERLTDIGLYPYSRYYLDSVKERFGKYWHNHFNTIGLVGMHEALLNFMGRGIDTAEGQALAIEILDYMRDVLVEYQETTGQLFNLEATPAEGTAYRLARIDRRVYPEIIASGEEEPYYTNSTQLPVDFTEDLFAALDLQEALQVKYTGGTVFHAFLGERVEDGRVAAKLLQRVMHNYRIPYFTLTPTFSICPDHGYLSGEHHRCPHCGREAEVWSRVVGFFRPVQNWNKGKKEEFRKRVEYNVAG